One Prunus dulcis chromosome 8, ALMONDv2, whole genome shotgun sequence DNA window includes the following coding sequences:
- the LOC117638423 gene encoding uncharacterized mitochondrial protein AtMg00810-like, translated as MRCVLSCHRFDTQVRQLDVKNAFLHGELQEEVFMKQPQGFVDSQYPNHVCKLQKSLYGLKQAPRAWNAKFTGYLPTLGFSVSHSDPSLFVKKTEVAVVILLLYVDDIIITGSDPSLVTSVIQALSEVFELKDLGKLKYFLGLEVQYHSGGKIFVNQAKYARDLIKKASMDTCKPCSTPSKPHHQVLKDEGTPLPNPTLFRSIVGALQYLTFTRPDIAFAVNTVCQFMHNPTDVHLSLVKRIIRYLQGTLQFGVTFSPGSMVLSGFCDADWAGDPNTRRSTTGYVVFLGSNPISWSSKKQASVSRSSTEAEYRALAHCAADISWIRQVLCDLHMIIPEAPLLHSDNLSALALSANPVFHSRIKHLDVDFHFIRERVQSKDLIVQYVPTDEQVADILTKGLHSPIFLKHCSNLSLGSSPAELEGGC; from the coding sequence ATGCGATGTGTCCTTTCTTGCCACAGATTTGACACTCAGGTACGGCAGCTGGATGTGAAAAATGCCTTTCTTCATGGTGAGCTTCAAGAAGAAGTGTTCATGAAGCAACCTCAAGGCTTTGTCGATTCTCAATATCCTAATCATGTGTGCAAACTTCAAAAATCTCTCTACGGCCTGAAGCAAGCTCCTCGGGCATGGAATGCAAAATTCACAGGCTATTTACCTACCTTGGGATTTTCAGTTTCACACTCTGATCCCAGCCTGTTTGTGAAGAAAACTGAAGTTGCTGTTGTTATCCTCTTactctatgttgatgatataatCATCACAGGTTCTGATCCTTCACTGGTGACTTCTGTTATTCAAGCTCTTAGTGAAGTATTTGAGCTTAAAGATCTGGGAAAGCTCAAATATTTCCTTGGTCTTGAGGTGCAATACCATTCAGGAGGGAAAATATTTGTCAATCAAGCCAAATATGCTAGAGATCTCATCAAAAAGGCATCTATGGATACATGTAAGCCTTGTAGCACCCCTTCTAAACCTCACCATCAGGTCTTAAAGGATGAAGGTACTCCACTTCCAAATCCCACACTCTTTCGAAGCATTGTAGGTGCTCTGCAATACTTGACATTCAcaagaccagacattgcttttGCTGTCAACACAGTCTGTCAGTTCATGCATAATCCTACAGATGTTCACCTTAGCTTAGTTAAACGTATTATCAGGTACTTGCAAGGCACATTGCAGTTTGGTGTCACGTTTTCTCCAGGTTCCATGGTCCTATCTGGATTTTgtgatgctgattgggctggtGATCCCAATACACGCAGATCCACCACAGGATATGTTGTTTTCCTCGGTTCCAATCCGATTTCTTGGTCCTCCAAGAAGCAAGCTTCTGTTTCTCGCAGCTCTACGGAGGCAGAGTATCGAGCACTTGCTCACTGTGCTGCAGATATCTCATGGATACGACAAGTCTTGTGCGATTTGCATATGATAATTCCTGAAGCTCCTCTCCTACACAGCGACAACTTGTCTGCTCTAGCTCTCAGTGCAAACCCTGTTTTTCATTCTCGAATCAAACATCTGGATGTGGACTTTCACTTCATTAGAGAACGTGTTCAAAGTAAAGATCTCATCGTCCAATATGTTCCCACAGATGAACAGGTTGCTGATATATTGACAAAAGGCCTTCATAGTCCAATATTCCTCAAACATTGCTCCAATCTCAGCCTTGGCTCTTCCCCAGCTGAGCTTGAGGGGGGGTGTTAA